Part of the Acidimicrobiales bacterium genome, TCGGTCCTGGCCGCGAAGGGCATCCCGTCGACGTCACGCCCGATTCCCTCGACGTGCGCCTCGAGGATTCCCCGGCCCCGACCGGTCCCGGCGAGGACGAGTGCGGTGTTCGCGATGGTCACCGTCGACTCTTCGACCGCGAATCCGGCCGCCGCCCACGCCTCGGGTGCGTCGCCGATCACGATCGAGTGGACCTGATGCGGACGCGTCGTCATCGGGTGATCGTGGCACGTGACCGGCCGCCGGGGCACGACGGCTCGGTAGGGTCGCTGACCGTGAGCAGCGACATCACTCGATTCCCCGAGTTCTTCGAGATGGCCGCGCACGGCCCGGATGTGTGGGTCGGCGCCAGCGCCCGCTACCCGTGGGGGCGGGTCTACGGCGGCCAGGTGGCCGCGCAGGGACTCTGGGCCGCGGCCCAGACCGTGCCCGAGGGCTACATGCCGCACTCGTTGCACACCTACTTCATCCGCGGTGGGGAGTCCGACGAGCCGATTCGCTTCGAGGTCGATCGCATTCGTGACGGGCGTTCGTTCGTCACCCGCCGGGTCGTCGCCCGTCAGTCGAGTGGCGCCATCCTGAACCTGTCGGCGTCGTTCCACATCCACGAGGACGCACCCGATGTCACGGCCGTCGTCATGCCGTCGCCGGTCGAGCAGCCAGAGGACCTGCCCGAGGCCGGCTGGTCGAGACTGCTCGAACGGCGAATGGTGCCCTTCGACCAACAGCGATCGCGTGGGTGGCTGCGGGTGCCCGACGTGGGCGACGACCCGCTGATGCATGTCCTGGCCCACGCGTTCGCCAGCGATGACCTGCCCACCGATGCCGTCGAGATCGAGCATCCCGTCGGCCGCGTGCATCCCGAGCCGGGCTTCGAGCAGGACTACCCCTACATGGGTGCGAGCCTCGACCACACCATCTGGTTCCACCGGCCCGCTCGGGCCGACGAGTGGTGCCTCCATGACCTGCGGTCCTCCGGGGTCTACGGGTCGAGGGGCATCGCTTTCGGCGAGATCTGGTCACGTGACGGTGTTCACGTGGCCACGATCGCCCAGGAAGTGCTTTTACGAGAGGCAACCCCGAAGGGTTAGGTTCCCCCGAATGTCGTTCAGCTTCCGGCGCCCCTGCGCCCGCACGGTGCTCCTCGATCGCGAGGGTCGAATCTTCCTGATCCGCGCCGAGGACCCGGTCGATCCCTACAAGCCCGAATGGTGGGAGATCCCCGGTGGCGGCATGGGTCGAGGCGAGGAATCAGGCCACGCAGCGCTGCGTGAACTCCACGAGGAGACCGGTATCCCGAACGTCGAGATGGGCCCCTGCGTGTGGACCCAGCAGACCGAGTACACGTTCGCCGGCTACCACTTCGAGTCCGACGACTTCATCCATGTCGCCTGGTGCGACGGCGGCGAGTACGACCCCAAGGGTCTCGAGGCGCTCGAGGCCGCCGCGTTCCAGGGAGCGCAATGGTGGACGCTCGACGACCTGCTCGCCAACGAAGAACCGACCGTGCCGGTGCGCCTCCGCGAGTTCCTGCCCGACCTCGTGGCGGGGAAGGTGCCGATCGAGCCCGTCGACATCACGCCGTCGCCCGAACAGGGCGGTCGGGTCGGCTGATCAGCGGCGTCGGCCGCGAAGACCGAGCCAGGCCAGGTCGGCGACCCTGGTGGCCAGCGCGTCGACGTCGCCCTTCATGCCGGCGGCGATCCAATGCCGTCCGGTGGCCTCGGCCAGGCCGAGGATGCCGTGGGCGAGGACGAGTCGGTCGGCGTCGGCGAGGTCGTCGATCTCGATCAGCGCGGCGATGAAGAGCGCCAGTTCGCTCTCGACGTCGGCGACGGCGCGGGCGAACTCGACATCGATGCGGACGCCCTCGCCGAACAGCAGCCGAAAGTCGTCGGGCGCCTGGGCGGCGAAGCGAAAATAGGCCGCGAAGCCGTCGACCACCTTGGCCTCGCCGGTGGGCGCGGCGGTGGCTGCCTCGCCCACGACGGTGGTGAGCCGGTCGCCGACGTCGCGCAACAGCTCGAGGAACAGCTCGCGCTTCGACGAGAAGTGCTGGTAGAGCACCGGCTTGGTGACGCCGGCCTCGCTGGCGACCGTTTCCATCGTGGCGTTCTGGAAGCCCTCGACGGCGAAGACCGAGCGGGCCGCCTCGAGCAGTTGCACTCTTCGCTCTGCGGCAGGAAGTCGGACGGTCACCCGGGAACCCTACCCAGCTCTTCTGCGGTCAGCCGATGTCGCGCCCGTGCTCGATGTCGTCGCGCACCGCGGCCTTCACGGCGTAGCCGGCGAGGATCGCGGGGGCCAAGACGACCGAACCGGCGATCACGCCGAAGGTGACGATCGCCGAGACCGTGCTGTTGAAGTCGGTCGCCAGACCGATCATGAAGACCACGATCGCCACCGCATAGAGCAGGTAGCCGATGCGTTGCCCCAACGTCGCGATCCGCAGGGCCTTGGCCCGTTGCACGAGGATCGGGTCGGGTTCGGCGGGCACGGCGCTCACCCTACGGTTGTCGGTGCCGGGCCGTCGCCGAGCCAACCCGGTTCGGCGAGGAGGATCGCGATCTCATCCCGCATCGCCTCGAGCGAGAGCCGCTCGACGGCGACCCGGCGATTGTGTTCGAGACGCTCGAGGTCGGGTCGCTCGATGGCGGCGCGGAGTGGCTCGGGATCGTCCGACGGGTACCACTCGAGTCCGAGGGCGCGGAGCTCATCGGCCACCGGGTAGGGGCCGACGGCACACGGCACGCGGTGGATCGCCGCTTCGACCGGTGGGTTGCCGAATCCCTCCCACGTGCTCGGGAACAGCACCGCGTCGGCCGCGCCGTAGAGGTCGACGGCGGACTCGTCGCTGGTGCCCCGCACGACCGGGCAGCGGGCATCGGCCAGGATGCGGGCGAGCTCGTCGTCGTAGCCGTCCTCGGCCGGGCCCCAGAGCCAGTAGGTGCCGCCGAGCTGCTCGGCCAGCCAGATCGCCGTGGGGATGTCCTTGCGAGGAATCGCCCGGACGGGATGGGCCAGCAGCAGTGTGTCGGCGTCGATGCCGAGACGGCGGCGGACGCCGGCACGGTCGGCCGTGCCGGTCGCGGTCGGGAAACCGTTGTAGATGCACACGGCTGCGTAGCCCCGGTCCTCCATCTCCCGCCGGGTCAGCTGATTGATGGTCACGTGCCGCCACGCCGGATCACGCGGGGGCAGCTCCGTGACATTGGCCCAGTGCGCCCGCTGCCACGGCGGGTCGTGATGGTGGAGGATCGCCGGTCGGCCGGCGAGCACCTCGGCGACGACCCGAGCGGCCGGGAGGTTGAGAGGAATCGTGCACAGATTCTCGACCACGACGACGTCGACGTCACCGATCGCGGCGCTCACCTCGTCGGCGTCCGGCGGGTCCGTGGCGTCGATGGCCAGGCCGGGTACGGTCCGGTCGACCGGCCCGTCGCCGGCCACGGTGTGGACGCGGTAGCCCAGCTGCTCGAACGCTCGTTGCCAGTTGCGGGCGACGACCGACACACCGTCGGTCACTCCGAGTCGGAACGAGACGAACGCAGCGCTGGCCATGCACGACACGATGCCGGGAGATCCGCCCGACCGCACCCCCGAACTACGGCGTGATGTAGAGGCCGCGTTGGCGTCCGCCTGGGTCGCCGAGCCGGGCTACACGGCTCCCAACACGGACGTCTACCCGTGGCTCTGGTTGTGGGACAGCTGTTTCCACTCGCTCGTGTGGGCCGAGTTGGGTGACGAACGCCGGGCGATCACCGAACTGACCGCCGCCCTGTCGACGATCGACGCGGCCGGGTTCGTCGCTCACATGGGCTATCAGCTCGATCCCGAGCGGTCCGTCGAACTCTGGGGTCGCCGGGGCGCGTCCTCGATCACCCAGCCGCCCATGTTCGGCCACACCATCGCGTCGCTGTCGCGCCGGGGCATCGATGTGCCAACGATGCTCGTCGATGATGCCGCTCGGGCACTGCGCCACCTGCTCGAGCACCGGACCCGCAACGCAGGACTCATCGAGGTCGTCCACCCCTGGGAGACCGGGTGCGACGACTCGCCCCGCTGGGACGACCTCTGTCCCGGTGCCGGCTTCGATCTCGAACGATGGCGGTCCCACAAGGTCGACCTGCTCGGGTCGGTGGAGCGCAGCGACGACGGGGCGCCGCGTCACAACCCCGCCTTCGCGGTGGGCTCGGTCGGGTTCAACGCGCTGGTGGCGTTCAACACCCTGGAGCTCCAGTCGGTCACCGGCGACGAGTCGCTGACCCCGCTCGTCGACGATCTGGTCACCGCGCTCGACGCCCGGTTCGACCCCGAGCTGCGCACCTGGATCGATTCGGGTCCCACCGCGACCGGGTCGGGCCGGGCGCGAACCGCCGACGGCTTGCTCCCGCTGCTCGTGTCCCGTAACCCCTCGGCGCGCCACCGGGTCGTCGAGGAACTCCTCGACGAGGACGCGTACGCGTCGGCGTTCGGACCTCGCGGCGTGCATGTCGGCGAGGCCACCTACGCGGCATCGACCTACTGGCGTGGACCGGTGTGGCCTCAGCTCGCCTATCTGCTCTGGGTCGCGCTGCGCAACAGCGGCGAGTCCGACGCGGCCGAGGTCGTTCGCACGACGACCGTCGACGGCGCCGTCGAGTCGGGACTGGCCGAGTACTGGAACGGCGACACCGGCCGGGGCCTCGGCGCGATCCCGCAGTCGTGGACCGGTTTGGCGGTCGTGATGGCCGCTGCTCAGACCGGCGGCGACGCCTCGGCGTGATCGGGCTCGACCCGGTGGCGAAGATCGATGGTCGATTGCTCGACGGTGAGGTCGATCTCCTCGTGCCAACCGAGCGCTTCGAGCGCCGGTAGCGCACTCGGATGAAGGCGTCGTCGGCGGCGTTGCAGCATCAGGTTCGCGACGAGGTCGGCGAGTCCGACCATCATGATCAGGTCACCGATCGAGACGACCTGATTGGTCCAACGAACCGGGAACGTGTCGCCGAGTCCGGCGAGGACGGTGTCGTCGTCGGCGAGTTCGCGTGCGCCGGTGAGGCTCACGCGGTCGAGTTCGTCGACCGTGACCATCTCGGCCTCGACCAGTGCCTCGGGGCGCACGGGCATCGCCCCGTTGAGGGCGACCGGGAGAAGGTTGGCGGCGATGCCGACGACGATCACCGTCATCCCCACCAGGTGCAGGTTGACGATGGCGAAGGCGAGACCGCCGAGGAGGCCGAGCACGGCGATCGCCCCGGACGGGCCCGCCTCGGTCAGATCGACGAAGAGGCTGGCGCCGATCGCCACCGCGAGGAACTCGGGATGACGGATGCGGGTGCGGGCAATGGCGGTCAGTCGACCGCGGCGGACGAGTCCGACGACGAGGCCGGCACACACCGCGAGGAGGATCGGAGCCAGTGCCACACGCGGAAATTACCAGCCGGAGCCCTCTGAGGTGCCGATCATCGCTTCTCCGTCGACGCGGCGGACCCAACAATGGATCCCGCGATAGCGCGCCGCGTCGTCCTCGAAGTTCTCCCGGTTGGGGATGATCACACCGATGTCGAGCTCGGACGTCTCGTAGTCGGTGCCCACCCACGGTACGAATTCGCGGTAGCAGGAACGCACTGCGAAGTTCCGAATGGTCTCGTCGCCCGGATAGGGCGTCGGATGGCCGGCGGGGTAGTCGAGGATCGCGTACACCTGGAGATGGTGTGGTTCGTCACAGGGCAGCCTCGTGGTGATCGTCACCGGCTGGCCGTCGCGACGGTCCTCGATCTGGTCGAAGCAGTCGCGCACGGCGAGGCTGTACTGGTTGATCGGTTCACCCGGAATCTCGGTGGGGTCGAGGGGCGCCACCTCGGTCGTCGTCGTGGCGGCGTCGTCGGACGATCCGCCGTCCTCGTCCGTGCCGTCGGCCTCGAGATCGGCCCCGTCGGAACCGTCGACGGACGGGCTCTCGGCCGCAGGCGAATCAGTGCAGGCGACGAGGACCGAGCCGACGACGAGGAGCAGCATCATGGTCGCAGCGAGTGCGGCGAGACGATGGTTCACGCCGTGGAGGCTAGGGGGTCAGCCGGCCGGGAGTGCCCGATCGAGCAATTCGAACGAGAACCACAAGCAGAGTGCGACCGGCACGAGGCTGACCGCCCGCACGGCCACGCGACGGAGTCGGTCGGAGAAGAGGTGTCGTCCGAGGTGACCGGCGAGGACCCAGATCGTGGTGGCGGCGAGCATCCACACGACCGCACCGGGGATCGCGTCTCGTTCACCGTTGAGACCCTCGTCGAGGTTGGCGGGTTCGGCGTCGCTGTCCGGCGCCCCGGTCGTCTCGCCGGGAAGCGTGGCGTCGGTCGGGTCGCCGCCGAGCGCGGCGACGACATCGGGATCGAGTGCGGGCGATTCGACCGGGTCCTCGACGAGCGCCGCAGCGACGATGATGCGCTGGCGGCTCGACAGTTTCGGGTGGCACGCCGTGAGGGTGACACGGTTGTCGCCGAAGTCGCCGAGCACCCAGGTGTCGGCCGGCCGGACGATGATGTGGCCGTCGTCGGCGTCGTCGACGGTCGCGAGCTCGTCGGGGAAGGCCACGCTCGGCTCCATCACCCGATACGTGAACGTGCCGAGCACGCTGGTGACCCGGATCTCGTCGCCCGGCGCGAGTTCGTCGATGCGGTTGAACGGCGCACCGTAGGTGGTGCGGTGACCGGCGATCGCAGTGTTGCCCACGGTGCCGGCCGTGGCGGTGGTCGCGTAGTGGCCGGGACCCTTGCGCAGGTCCGCCACCTGGACACCGTTCACCACGATCTTGTCGACGTCGATCGCCGGGATCTCGATGCGGGCGACGGCGTCGCCGTCCTCGGGGAAGAAGTAGCGCAGTAGCTCCGTGGTGAGTCCGCCCGGCAGCGTGGTCGTCGTGGTCGGGGCCGGTAGTTGACCGAGGTCGCGGTCACCCGCATCGATCACCTGACCGCCGTCGGGGTTCTGGAGGGCGTCGAGTTGGGCGAGGGCGTCGGCGACGCTGACCTCGATGTTGCCGAATTCGTCGCGGAGGTCATCCTGGGCCCTCGACTCCTGGACATTGGTCCCCCAGAGTTGGAACAGCACGAAGAGCAGGATGACGATGCCGGCCGTGATGAGGCCGCGACCGATGGCACCGAGGACGCGGGCGCTCGTCGGGACCTCACTCATGTGAGAAACCTGCACATTGCCGAACCCATCGGCGGTGGCAGGAGCCATCTGAGGGCCATCGACGGATACCGTTTTCGATGTGTCCATCATCCGGCTGCGTGCCGCAGTCGCCCTGATCGGTCGCTTTCCTGCGCTGGCAGGCGTCGACCTCGAGGTCGGCGAGGGCGAAGTCGTGCTCGTCCAGGGGCCCAACGGCGCCGGCAAGTCCACCCTGCTGCGTCTCTGCGCGGGGCTGCTGCGTCTCGAATCCGGCGAGGGCACCGTGCTCGGCCACGACCTTGCGTCGGCCCGACCGGCGATCCGCCGTTCGGTCGGCCTGCTCGGCCACGACACCGCTCTCTACGACGACCTGACCGTGCGCGAGAACCTCGACTTCTGGGCCAAGGCGTCGCGGGTCGACCCGACTGCCGTGCGACCCGCCATGGATCGACTCGGCGTCGCCGAGCGACTCCACGATGTGGGTGTCGGTCTGCTCTCCGCCGGGCAGCGCCGCCGGGTCGCGCTCGCCGCCGTGGTGGTGCGGCGGCCGCAACTCTGGCTGCTCGACGAGCCGCACGCCGGTCTCGACCCGTCGGGTCGCGACCTGGTCGACGAGCTGGTGGCCGACGCCGCGTCGGCCGGCGCGACCGTGTTGCTCTCCTCGCACGAGGTGGATCGTACGCTCGATCTCGCGACTCGCCGGATCACCGTCGCCGGCGGCACGATCGCGGGGGATGTCACCTATGCTCGCTGACATCCGCCTGGTTGCGGCGAAGGATCTCCGGATCGAGTGGCGCTCACGCATCACGCTCTCACAGGTGCTGCCCTTCGCCCTGCTGGTTCTCGTGCTGTTCGGGTTCGCCCTCGACGCCAACCGGCCGGTGCTCGACGCGGCCACGAGCGGGCTCTACTGGATCACGGTGCTGTTCGTCGGACTGATGTCGGTCCAGCGGGCCACGGCGATCGAGACCACCGACGGTGCCCGCCGGGCGCTGTTGCTGGCCGGCGTCGAACCGGCCGCCGTCTTTCTCGGCAAGGCGCTGGCCGTGGCCGTGCAGTTGCTGTTCGTGGAGGTCGTGCTCGTCGGCGGGGTGATCGTGCTGTTCGACGCCTCGGTGGAGTCGGTGCCGCTGTTGGCGGCCACCTGCGTGGTCGCGACGGTTGGGATCGCGGCGGCAGGTACGCTCCTGGGCGCACTGGTGGCCGGTGTTCGGGCGCGAGAGACGGTGTTGCCGATCCTCCTGCTCCCGGTGCTGGCGCCGGTGCTCATCGGTGCCACCCGGGCGTTTGACGACGCCCTCGGCACGGTCGCTGTGGATGGTTGGGCCTGGCTCGGCCTTCTCGCCGGGTTCGGCGCGATCAACATTGTCCTGGGAGCATTGGCCTACGGCGTGTTGCTCGAGGAGACCTGAGGGTCGAAGGAGACGAGATGACACAGGAACTCCAACGCACCGGACCCCCGCACACGGGCAGTCGCACCACGCGCGTTCTCGGCATCGCGGTCATCGTCGGTCTTGCCGCCCTTTTCCTGCTCGGTTGGTTCGTGGCCCCCGAGGACGACGAACAGCAGGACGCCGTGCGCATGATCTTCGTCCACGTCCCGTCGGCCATTCTCACCTACGTCGCCTTTCTCACCACCGCCGTCGGCTCGGTCATGTGGCTCCTGCGTCGCTCCGTCTGGTGGGACACCGTGGCCGGCGCGGCGGCGGAGATCGGCGTCCTCTTCTGCGGCCTCACGCTCTTCACCGGCTCGATCTGGGGCCGACCCACCTGGAACACCTACTGGGACTGGGGCGATGTGCGCCTCGTCACCACCCTGATCCTGTTCCTGATGATGATCGGCTACCTGTCGGTGCGTTCGCTCGGTGGGCCCGAGACCGCCACGGCAACCCGCGCCGCGGTCGTCGGTGTGCTCGCTGCGGCACTCATGCCGATCATCAACCGCTCGGTCGAATGGTGGGAGAACAACACGCTCCACCAGAAGTCGTCGCTCACCGACGGCAAGCTCGAGGACATGACGCTGTTCACCCTGGTGCTCGGTCTCGTCGTGTGGGGCCTGTTCTTCGCCTGGGCGGTGATCCACCGATTCCGGATCAGCTGGCTCGAACGCCAGCTCCGGGTGGCCGACCTCGACCGGGCGCTCGTCGAACGACGGGCCGAAGGCGAACAGATGGGAGCGGACGCATGACGCATCTCGGATATCTCCTCGTGGGTTGGGGCGTCACGATCGGTGTCGGCCTCGCCTACACCGTGAGCCTGCTGCAACGCGGTCGGCGGTTGTCGACCCGCGTGCCGGCCGATCGTCGCCGTTGGATGCAGGCCGACGAGACATGACCGACACTCTCGCCCCACAGGCGCCTCGCGCCGGTCGCAGCCGCCAGCGGCGCTGGATTCCCGCGCTCATCGGCATCGCCGTGGTCATCGCCGTGATCGTGCTGGTCTGGCGCCTGTTCACCGGGGCGCTCTTCTTCTACAACGCCGACGAAGCGGTGGCGGAGCGGGCCGAACTGGGCGATGACCGCTTCACCCTCCAGGGCACGCCGGTCGGGTGCACCATCACCTCCGGCAACCAGGGGGAGGATGTCGTCACCGCGTTCACCGTCGCCTTCGATGGCGTGCTCGTCGATGTCGTTCATCGCGGTGAACCCGCGGAACTGTTCGAGGGCGGCACGCCGGTCGTTCTCGACGGCAGTTGGGTCGAGGGATCTCCCGGGGTCGACGGCTTCGCGGGGTTGGCCGCCGACGGTTGGTACTACTCGTCGGATCGCATGCGGGTGAAGCACGACGAGGACTACATCAACGACGAGGGCTATGACGAGCGCCTCGAGGAAAGCAACATCCAGGGGGAAGCCGCGGCTGAGGTCTGCTCGGTATGAGCAGCGCCGCCTTCGGTGCGGTCGTCGTCGCGCTCGGCGCCGCTGCGTCGTTGACCGGCATCGGTGTCGTCACCCTCGGTCTGTTCGGTCGACGACCGAACTGGTGGCGTGAGGCCCGTGCGCTCGTCTGGGTGATGGCCGCGATGGCTGCGCTCGCCATCATCTGGATGGAACGGGCGCTGATCAACCGTGACTTCACGATCGAGTTCGTTGCCAACCACGGCTCGCGTCAGACCTCGTCGATCTTCAACGTGGCCACCCTGTGGTCCGCGCTGGAGGGCTCGATCCTGCTCTGGACCTTCGTCCTCACCGGCTATGTCGCGGCCGTGGTCGTGAAGTTCCGCGACAAGCGGGACGACCCGATGATGGCGTGGGTGCTGCTCACCCTGTTCGTGGTCTGCGCCTTCTTCTTCCTGCTGATGGTGGGGCCGTCGAACCCGTTCCGCTCCTTCGATCCGCCGCCGGGCTACGACGGCCCGGGCCCCAACCCGCTGCTCCAGAGCCACATACTGATGGCGTTCCATCCGCCGATCCTCTACCTCGGCTTCGTCGGCTTCACCGTGCCGTTCGCATTCGCGATCGGTGCCCTGGTCACCGGGCGGGTGGGGGAGGGGTGGCTGCTCGCCACCCGGCGCTGGACCGTCATCGCCTGGGGTTTCCTCACCCTCGGCATCGTCCTCGGTGCGTGGTGGAGCTACGAGACGCTCGGTTGGGGTGGCTACTGGGCGTGGGACCCGGTCGAGAACGCGTCGTTCCTGCCGTGGCTCACCGGTACCGCCTTCATCCATTCGGTGATGGTGCAGGAGCGGCGTGGCATGTTGCGAGTGTGGAACCTGTCGCTGGTGGTCGCCACCTTCGCCCTCACGATCCTGGGCACCTTCCTCACCCGGTCCGGTGTGGTCGAGTCGGTCCACGCATTCTCGGAATCCTCCATCGGCCCGGCGTTGCTCGGCTTCTTCACGCTGATCGTGGTGGTCTCGCTCGGCCTCATCGCGTGGAGGGGCGATCAGTTGCGATCCCCGGGGCGGATCGATTCGCCGATCTCGCGTGAGGGCGCGTTCCTGGCCAACAACGTCCTGTTCGCCGCGTTCGCGTTCGTCGTTCTGCTGGGCACCGTCTTCCCGCTCGTCGTCGAAGCGGTCAACGACGATCGCATCTCGGTGGGCAACCCCTACTTCGACACCATGACGATGCCGATCGGGTTCACCCTGTTGTTCCTCATGGCCGTGGCCCCGGTGCTGCCCTGGCGCAAGGCGTCGTCGGGCGTGCTCGGCGACCGGCTCATCTGGCCGGCCTGGATCGGTGCCGGCGCAATGGTGCTGTCGGTGCTCGTCGGTGCTCGCGGGTGGGCGCCCACGCTCGCCTTCGGTCTCGGCGGATTCGCCGGGGGCGCGGCGCTGCGTCAGGTGGTACTGGCCACCCGGCGACAGGGTTGGCGCGGGCTCATCGGCCGCACCAACGGCGGCATGGTGGTCCACTTCGGTGTGGTGCTGATCGCCGTGGCGTTCGCGGCCAGCAACGCGTATGTCCGTCAGGACACCTTCCTGCTCGAACCCGGCCAGACCGCCACGTTCGCCGGCCATGAACTGACGTACGAGGGCGACGACTTCCGGGAGTTCCCAAACCGCACCGAGCGGCGGGTGGCCATCCGCATCGACGGAGGGCAGGTGTACGAACCCGGCATCGCCAACTACCCGTTCGCGGGCCGCAACATCGGCATCGCGTCCGTGCGATCGACCCTGTTCGACGATGTTGCGCTCTCGGTCGACAGCTTCCCCGACGACAGCGACGCCGTCGTCATCCGGGTGACGGTGCAGCCGCTGATCGTGTGGTTGTGGATCGGCGGCCTCATCATGGCCGTCGGCACCCTGCTCGCCGTCGTGCCGGGCAAACGCCGCAATCCGACCATGCCGGTGAGCGCCCCGCTGCCCGACCCTCACGACGACCCTGACGACGACCCTGACGACGACCCTGCCCAACGACCGCTCGAGGAGTTGGTGTGAGCGAGTCGACGACCCCCGAAGTCCCCCGCCGTGCGGTCTGGATCGTGGCCCCCGTTGCGCTGGTGATGGTGGTGTTCATCGCCCTGCTCGCCACCCGTGACTCGGGCGGTCCCGCGTTCGACAGTTTCGATCTCGAGGGCGAGGTGGCGCCGGCCATCGTGGGTACGACGATCGACGGCGACACGTTCGACCTCGACGATTACCGCGGCGGCTTCGTGATCGTGAACTTCTTCCAGACCACGTGCATCCCGTGCGTGCAGGAACATCCGGAACTCGTGTCGTTCCAGGAGGCCTACGGACCGTCGGGATTCGCCACCATCGTCTCGGTCGCCTTCGACGACCGTCCGGAGAACATCCGGGATTTCTTCACCGAGTACGGCGGTGACTGGCCGATCATCGCCACCGACACCGCATCGATCGCGGTGGACTACGGCGTGCCGCTGGTACCCGAGTCGGTGCTGATCGCCCCCGACGGTGAGGTCATCACCAAGCTCCTCGGTGGCATCCGGCGCGCCGAGCTCGAGGCGGTCATCCAGTCCTGGCAGGAAGAACAAACCGTCCTGGCCGAGCCGGAGGGCGACTCGTGACCCGCCGCCTCGCACTCTGGATCGCGATGGCCGTCGTCGCCACGTCGGCTCTTCTCTACGCCGCCATCGACGAGGGCGAGCCGCGCACCGACGCCGATCGGGCCTACGCGGTGTCGAAGACCATCGGTTGTCCCGTGTGCGACGGCCAGTCGGTGGCCGAGTCCAACGCCACGGTGGCCAAGAACATCCGGATCTCGATCGCCACGTGGATCGACGAGGGCCGCAGCGACGAGTTCATCCGCGCCGAACTTCGCGCCGCCTTCGGCGACGACGTCGACTACACGCCGTCGGCCGATGGCATCACGAGTCTCGTCTGGATCCTCCCGGTGGTGTTCGGGGCCGGTGCCCTGACCGGTCTGGCGATCGTCTTCCGCCGCTGGAAGCAGGAGGGCGATCTCGAGGCGAGCGAGGCCGACACCGCGCTGGTCGAGGCGGCCCGCGCCGCCTTGTCCGATGAATGAGTTGTCCGATGGCTGACCCCGCCGACTCGCACGCCGAGGA contains:
- a CDS encoding cytochrome c-type biogenesis protein CcmH, translating into MTRRLALWIAMAVVATSALLYAAIDEGEPRTDADRAYAVSKTIGCPVCDGQSVAESNATVAKNIRISIATWIDEGRSDEFIRAELRAAFGDDVDYTPSADGITSLVWILPVVFGAGALTGLAIVFRRWKQEGDLEASEADTALVEAARAALSDE
- a CDS encoding cytochrome c maturation protein CcmE, which produces MTDTLAPQAPRAGRSRQRRWIPALIGIAVVIAVIVLVWRLFTGALFFYNADEAVAERAELGDDRFTLQGTPVGCTITSGNQGEDVVTAFTVAFDGVLVDVVHRGEPAELFEGGTPVVLDGSWVEGSPGVDGFAGLAADGWYYSSDRMRVKHDEDYINDEGYDERLEESNIQGEAAAEVCSV
- a CDS encoding redoxin family protein, with translation MSESTTPEVPRRAVWIVAPVALVMVVFIALLATRDSGGPAFDSFDLEGEVAPAIVGTTIDGDTFDLDDYRGGFVIVNFFQTTCIPCVQEHPELVSFQEAYGPSGFATIVSVAFDDRPENIRDFFTEYGGDWPIIATDTASIAVDYGVPLVPESVLIAPDGEVITKLLGGIRRAELEAVIQSWQEEQTVLAEPEGDS
- a CDS encoding heme lyase CcmF/NrfE family subunit, encoding MSSAAFGAVVVALGAAASLTGIGVVTLGLFGRRPNWWREARALVWVMAAMAALAIIWMERALINRDFTIEFVANHGSRQTSSIFNVATLWSALEGSILLWTFVLTGYVAAVVVKFRDKRDDPMMAWVLLTLFVVCAFFFLLMVGPSNPFRSFDPPPGYDGPGPNPLLQSHILMAFHPPILYLGFVGFTVPFAFAIGALVTGRVGEGWLLATRRWTVIAWGFLTLGIVLGAWWSYETLGWGGYWAWDPVENASFLPWLTGTAFIHSVMVQERRGMLRVWNLSLVVATFALTILGTFLTRSGVVESVHAFSESSIGPALLGFFTLIVVVSLGLIAWRGDQLRSPGRIDSPISREGAFLANNVLFAAFAFVVLLGTVFPLVVEAVNDDRISVGNPYFDTMTMPIGFTLLFLMAVAPVLPWRKASSGVLGDRLIWPAWIGAGAMVLSVLVGARGWAPTLAFGLGGFAGGAALRQVVLATRRQGWRGLIGRTNGGMVVHFGVVLIAVAFAASNAYVRQDTFLLEPGQTATFAGHELTYEGDDFREFPNRTERRVAIRIDGGQVYEPGIANYPFAGRNIGIASVRSTLFDDVALSVDSFPDDSDAVVIRVTVQPLIVWLWIGGLIMAVGTLLAVVPGKRRNPTMPVSAPLPDPHDDPDDDPDDDPAQRPLEELV